Proteins from one Streptomyces sp. NBC_00289 genomic window:
- a CDS encoding DUF3073 domain-containing protein, with protein sequence MGRGRAKAKQTKVARQLKYSSGGTDLSRLANELGASTSSQPPNGEPFEDDDEEDDPYAQYADLYNDDEDEDDESGPTSQRRGA encoded by the coding sequence ATGGGGCGCGGCCGGGCAAAGGCCAAGCAGACGAAGGTCGCCCGCCAGCTGAAGTACAGCAGCGGCGGGACTGACCTCTCGCGTCTGGCCAATGAGCTGGGCGCTTCGACTTCGAGTCAGCCGCCGAATGGCGAGCCGTTCGAGGACGACGACGAGGAAGACGACCCGTACGCGCAGTACGCGGATCTGTACAACGACGACGAGGACGAGGACGACGAGTCCGGTCCGACGTCTCAACGTCGCGGAGCTTGA